TCAGCCTGAGCCTCTCCGGGAGTGCCACTGGCACGCTCACAGCCTTTATTAGAAGATGTCCCTCCTCCTCAAACCACAGGTATCTCCGATCCTCCTGAACCCTCCAGAGGGCTACGAAAAGAACTACAAGGAAAAGAGCTATCTGAAGAAGCTCACCTCTTTCTGGCAAGGAGAAGGTAAACAAGCCCGAAAAGCCTTCTCTGGACTTCAACCACCTCAAAGCCTCCCTCCTCAAGCTCTTTTTCCACCTCCTCAACTCTCAGAGAGTTTTCAAGAGAGTGTATAAAAAAGTCCCACTTTTCCCTTCCAAAGAGCACAAGCCCGAGTGGCTTTAGAGGATATTTCATCACAAGGATAAGAAGCGGAGTGAGAGAGAACCTGTTTATGTCAAGAAGTGCAAGCTGTCCCCCCTCCTTCAGCACCCTCTTTGCCTCCTGCAGGAAGGCTTTTCTGCTGAGCAGATGTCTGTAGACAAGAGACAGGGTCATAGAGCCAAAGACTTCATTTCTGTAGGGCATGTTCTCCGCATCACCCACCACGAACCTGCATGCTCTGCACTTTGTTTTTGCAACCTTTAGCATTTCCAATGAAAGGTCCATGCCCACCCTGAGCCCTCTGTTCTGAGACTTGAGGAGCACCTCACCCGTGCCCGTGCCCACATCAAGCCTGTGTCCCTCAGGGGAAAGCATACTAAGAAGCTCTCTCTGCCACTGGTCAATCCTTTTGAATGTAATCAGGTTCAGAAAAAAGTCGTATTTTCTGCTTACAGAGGAAAATACATCCTCAACCGTCTTCTTAGTTATCATATCCTGCCTGAACCACAAGCACCCTGGGATGCCTTTCCTGAAGCACCTCTGGAATGTTTACACCCACCACAGGGATGGTTTCCATATTGTAGACTTTTGAGATGACCTTAGCTCTTTTGAGGGCTCTTTCTGCATCCTTGTCCTCAAGGGTGTAAGAGACTTCCACCGCAAGCATGACGTCTCTACCATCTTCTATCTTTGCCCTTATGAGAACATAAAGGCTAATCGCGTCCTTTCTTTCTTCTTCGGTTATCAGCCCACCATCTACCGCATCCTCCAGCCTCTCAGACCACTCTTCCACAGGCACAGCTCTGACCCTCCTGAAATACCTTCCAAAGTATGCCGGTGCCCTTTCTCTTACCTTCCTTTCTAAGTTATCTCCCTCAAGGCTTACCACATCCACCTCCAGTTTGCTCACCTTATTTTTAAGTATAGCGACATCACGCTCAAGCCTCTTCTGACCTTCTTCCAGCCTTTCAACCCTTCTGGCAAGAGGTCTGAAACCCTCCTCCACAAACCTGTCAAACTTTTGAGGTAGCCTCAGAAGCTCGTAGGTGAGAATAAGGGAGGTGAGCTGATGAGCCCAGTCGGGGTTTTCTCTGAGTGCCTGCAGTATGTCGTAAAAATTCCTTATTATGTATTCTTTGTGCTTTTCTTCAACAGCCATAGCATAGAATATTCTATGCTTTTTCTGAGCTTACACAAGTAGTTCTACAAAGGTGAGTATTCTATCTCGGGTCTTGTCCCTTCTGTAAGATGGCAGGCTATCGTGGCATATGGTGCATACACCGTGCTGAAAAAACTTTCTTATACCCCCTCTTTTCAGCCTCAGGATGGCTTCTGACTGCGTATCCATGTAGTGCCCGCCGTTTCTGATTTGAAGACTTAAAAAGTATCCTTTAAACTCCTCACCCACCTCGTAGCAGCACGCCCTCGCAGAGGGACCTATAAAGGCAAGGTAGTTCTCAGGTGGCTCAAGCGGTCTCAACCTTTCAAGGACCTTCTCAATTATACCATCCCTCAGCCCTCTCCAGCCTGCGTGAACAACCGCCACCGCCTTTTTCCCTAAAAGGGCAACCGGCACGCAGTCCGCAGTCCTCACACCTATCTTAAGTCCCCTCCTCTGTGTTATGAGGGCATCCCCCTCAAGCCCCTGCACAAAATCCTCAACCAGAAAAACCTTTGAAGAGTGAACCTGTCTGAGCGTGACTACATCAGTGTCCTCCTCCCACCACTTGAGGACAACCCTTGCGGTGGGAGTCTGGAGTGAAAATATCAGAGCCTCTTTGCCTTTTCTGAGGTTCTGCGTATGCATTCCATTATTATGCCCTTAAAACCCCTTTCTTCAAGCACCTTTATGCCCTCTATGGTGGTCCCGCCGGGAGAGGCGACCTTTGTAAGCCACTCCTCCGGGTTGCCACCAAGCCTTTTGAGAAGTTCACAGGAGCCAAGCACCATGTCTATGGCCATGGACTTTGCCTTCTCGTAAGAAAAGCCCTCCATCACGCCCGCAAGGGCAAGGGCATGCACGAAGCTGAAGACAAAGGCCGGACCTGAGCCTGCAAGGGCCGTGAAAGCATCAAACAAACTTTCCTCAAGTTCGTAGAGATTTCCGCAGTGAGAAAAGAGCCTTATAAACTCTTCCTTTTCCTCTTCGCTTATCTCAGCACAAGCAAAGGCTATGGTTGCCTTACCCACAAGAGCGTTTATGTTGGGCATGAGCCTTATGAGCTTTTCCGCCCCGCTCAGCTCCTTTAGCCTCTCAAGGCTCAGACCAGCCACCACGCTTATGAGCATCTTCCCCTCAAGCCTACCGCTGAGCCTTTTCATAACACTCTCCACATCCTTTGGCTTTACAGCCAGCAGGAGCCACTGAGAACCTCTGAGAAGAAAGTCAAGGTCTGATGCCACGCCAAAACCCTCAGAGAGTGCCTCTGACCTTTTCTCTTCGCTTATGTCGTATACAAGAACCTCCGCATGTTCTCTCAAAGACCTTGCAAAGCTTTCCCCCATGTTTCCATATCCTATTATTCCAAGCGTCATTTCTATCTCCTGAGCTTTGATATCAATCTCTCCCAGAAGCTGGGAGCATAGGGCTTTATATCCAGAGGAAGTCCTGAAAGAGCCCTTGTGAGGTCCCTTGTGAGGTCCTCGTTAAATGGGTTCTGATTTACTATGTTCCTTATTATCTTCGGATTGTATCTTATACCACCCAGATATTTTGTCTCCGCAGAGGTAAACTTTTCACACACCACTCTTATGCTTTCGTAAACCTTGAGGCTCTCTTCATAGCTGCTTACCTTGTTTATAAGCACATAAAACTCTTTTACCCTCTCCTCCTGATTTAAAACCTTTATGAGCCCATAGGCATCTGCTATTGCTGTAGGTTCGGGTGTGGTCACTATTACAGGTATGTGGGAGGAGGAGACCAGGGCTGTTGTGTCTGAGTGTATGCCCGGAGGCGTGTCAAATATTACCCAGTCGTAGTTTCTCTCCGCATATTCCTGAAGTTTGAAAATGAGGTTTCTGAGCTGTGCAGGCGGCAGGTTTACCAGTTCTCTCACTCCGCTACCGCTGGATATGAAGGCAAGGTTTTCCTCTATGGGAACAACAACCTCTTCAAGAGGGGCTTCGCCCATAAAGAAATGGTATAGGTTCTTTGCTGGCGTTATCCCCAGCATTATGTGCACGTTGCTAAGTCCAAGGTCTCCATCCACTATGAGGACCTTTTTGCTGTTCCTCCCTATTATTCTTCCCATGTTTATGGTTATGAGGGTCTTGCCCACTCCTCCCTTTCCGCTTGCCACCGCTATGTATCCCGTTTTCTTTTCCTTTCCTTCCACGCTCATGAGATGAAGAGCCTGAGCCTCCATCAGTGCACCTCTAAGAATATCTTAGCCATGTAGTCGTAACTAGCCATCACCATGTCCTCAGGAACCCTCTGACCGGTCGTAAAACAGAGTATAGGCATCTGAGTTCTGTAGGCAACGTTTATGGCAGTGCCAAAGTAGCCAGTTTCATCCAGCTTGGTAAATATGAGACCTGACGGTTCCACCACGCTGAAGCTCTCTATTATCTCATACTGAACTCTCTCTTCCGTGTTTGCACTCAGAGTTATGTATGCCTTCAGAGCTGGCAGTTTTGCAAAAAAGGGCACAAGCTCCCTTATCTTTATTTCATTATATTGGCTTCTTCCGCCTGTATCTACAAGGACCACATCAAGGGAAGAGAGCTCTCCTATACACTCCCTGAGCCTGTAGGGCGTATCCGCAACCCTGAAGGGGAGTTCCATTATGTTGGCGTAGGTCTGGAGTTGCTGGACAGCGCCCACCCTGTAGCTGTCTATGGTTATAAGCCCCACACCCTTACCCCTTTGCCTGAGCATGTGCGCCAGTTTCGCTATGGTGGTTGTCTTGCCAACACCTGTGGGACCAAGAAGGACCACAACGCTGAAGCCCTCTTCGGGGAAGTTCTCCACAAGCCTTATGTTCTTGCTAAAAGCCTCCACAAGAGATTCCATGTTTTCACCCTTCAGGTCAAGCCTTTTGAGTTCAAAATCATACCCGCAGGCGGATTCCACTATCTTCTCTGCTATATCCCTTGAAACACCCCTGTTTATGAGTTTGTTCATCAGATATAGCGCCCTGATGGAATACTCTCCCTCAAGGTCGTCCCTTTTTACTTCCTCCTTCTCCGTTTTCTGCCTTTTGACAAGCTCCATAACTTCTCTGAGGTTCTCTTTGAGTCTGTTTATCTCCTGATATAGGGTCTCCTCCTTCTTTAGCTCTACAGAAAAGTCTTCTCTGTCTGGTATACCAACAGTTATCTCAAGCTTTGACCTTCGGGGAAAAGGTAGAAAGGGGAGGAGTTTCTGCTTTATCACCCTTGTGGAGAGTATTACCGCCTCTGAGCCATACAGAGCCCTAACTTCCTCCACCGCCTCCTGAAGAGAATCCACCACCAGTTTTTTAATCTTCATCTATAACACCTATGACCTTGAGGTTCAGCTGTCTGTCAAGTTCATTATAAGACAGCACGGTGAGGTTTGGCATGTAATTTTCAAGAACCTTTCTTACATGCCTCCTTATGGAGCTTGAGGTTATGAGAAGGGGCAGAGCCTGATACTGGGTGAACTTTGAGATTTCTCCTGAGAGCTTTGGATATACTGTGTTTATGAGAAGGTCAAGAAACTCGTCCTCCCTTCCCTCCTGCACAAAGGCGGTTAGCTTCGCCTCAATCTTTGGCGATATTATCATAGCATACAGGGTTCCGTTGGTGGAGTATAGCCTTGTAATTCTTTTGGCAAGTCTCTGACGGACATACTCGGTTAGAAGGTCCGGGTCTCTTGTCTGTTCTATGTAATCTGCAAAGGTCTCCAGTATAGTAAGGAGGTCGTTTATGGGAATGCCCTCCCTGAGAAGGTTCTGGAGCACTCTGTGTAGCACTGAGACTGGCACCACATCCGGCACAAGACCCTGAACTGCCTTTGGGTATTTCCTTGAAAGGTTCTCCACAAGCTCAAGCACCTCAGCCCTCCCCAGTATTTCGTGAAGGTTCCTCTTTATGGTCTCGCTTATGTGAGTTATCATGACGGTAGATATATCCACCACCATATAGCCCAGCTTCTGAGCTCTGTCTTTTAGCTCTTCCCTTATCCAGTAGGCTTTCAGCTTGAAGGAGGGGTCCTTTGTCTCTATGCCCTGAAGTGGCTCTCTTGCATTTCCTAGGTCTATGGCAAGCCAGTGCCCGGGGACTATCTCAAAGGAGTCCACCTCTATACCCCTTATGAGTATGCGATACTGGTGAGGTCTTAGCTTAAGGTTGTCCCTTATGTGAACGAGAGGTATGACCACCCCATACTCACTGGCAAGCTGTCTTCTTACGGTTTTTATCCTGTCGGGCACATCTCCACCCTGAGATTCATCCACGTAGGGTATTAGTCCATAGCCTATCTCAAGGGCTATGGTTTCCGGCTGGGTGGGTATCTCTTCTTCCCTTTTCTCCGCTGGAGGTTTTTTCTGCTCTTTAAGCATCTCCTCAAGTTTTCTCAGTTCCTCCTGTTTGAGGGCTCTGCTCAGGGCGTAATAGAGCCCTCCCAGCAAGCCTGCCATGAAGAAAAAGGGTAGCTTTGGAAAGCCTGGTATGAGACCTATAAACACAAGAAGTGCGGAGGAAAAGAGAAACACCCTCGGCTCTTTTGAAAACTCTTTGAAAAGTGCTTTCCCCAGCTCTTCCTTTGAAGAGGACTTGGTAACCACTATTCCTGCAGAGGTGGAGAGCATGAGGGCAGGTATCTGGCTGGCAAGCCCCTCACCCACAGTAAGCAGTGAATAAGTCTTTATGGCATCGGAAAAGCCCATCCCTTTGAAGACAAGCCCCACAAGGAGACCCCCCACAAGGCTCAGGAAGAGTATGATGAGTGCCGCTATGGCATCTCCCCTTATGAACTTACTGGCACCATCCATGGAACCAAAAAAGCTCGCCTCCTGCTCAAGTTGAGCCCTTCTCCTTCTGGCTTCTTCTTCGGTGATTAGCCCTGCGTTGAGGTCTGCGTCAATGCTCATCTGCTTTCCTGGCATGGCGTCAAGAGTAAAGCGCGCAGCCACCTCAGAGACCCTCTCCGCACCCCTTGTTATGACGATGAAGTTTATGACTATAAATATGAGGAAAACGATAAGCCCCACCACCACATCACCACCCACAACAAAGGTCCCAAAGCCTTCTATGATATGCCCGGCAGCTGATGTGCCTTCATGACCGTAGAGGAGTATTCTCCTTGCCGCCGCTATGTTGAGAGACAGCCTCAAAAGCGTCCCGAGGAGCAGTATACTGGGGAAGGCTGAAAGCTCAAGGGGTTCCTTTATAAATGTGGTAAGCACCAGCACCGTCATGGAAAAGGTTATGCTAAGGGCAAGAAGAAGGTCAAGGAGAAGGGCTGGAACGGGTAAGATTATGGCACCCAGTATGACCACAAAGGCCAGAATTACCCACCCTTCCCTCAGGTTCATGAAGTATAATTTTAAGCCCCATGCGCTGGAGCAAATACTTCTGGTATACATCAAAGGAAGAGCCTGCGGATGCAGAAGCCCCCTCTCACCGACTTCTTCTCAAAGCTGGCTTTATAAAACAGGTCTCTGCTGGCATATACGAGTTTACACCTCCGGGCGTGAGAGTCCTCAGGAAGATAGAAGACCTTGTCCGCAAGGAAATGGACAGGAGCGGAGCTCAGGAGGTGCTTCTGACGGTCCTTAACCCTTCAGAGCTCTGGAGAGAGACTGGCAGGTGGGAGCTATACGGCAGGGAGCTCTTTACTCTCAAAGACAGGAACGGCAGGGAATACTGCCTTGGACCAACCCATGAGGAGGAGATAACGGACCTTGTGAGGTCCTTTGTAAACTCTTACAGACAGCTTCCGGTGGTGCTCTACCAGATACAGGTCAAGTTCAGGGACGAAAAAAGACCACGCTTTGGTCTCATAAGGGGAAGGGAGTTTATCATGAAGGACGCCTACTCCTTTGACCCTGATGAGTTTTCTGCCATGATGTCCTACGAGAGCATGAAGTTTGCCTACGACAGGATATTTAAAAAGCTCAGGCTCAAAACTTTGCTGGTGGAGGCTAGCGTGGGAACCATTGGCGGTAAGAGCTCTCACGAGTTTGTGGCTCTTACACCCTACGGAGAGGCGAGGGTAGCCTATTGTGAGAGCTGTGGCTACGGAGCAAACGCAGAAATAGTCAAGCTTCCAAAGCCTCAGGAGGAGATAGAAGAGGAGCTTCCCCTCAGGGAGACGGAGACGCCGGGCACGGACAGCATAGAAAAGCTCTCTTCTTTCCTTGGAATTCCCGCAAAGAAAATAATAAAGGCAGTGCTCTATATGGTCAATGGCTCAGAGCCTGTAATGTTTCTCATAAGGGGGGACAGGAATGTGGATGAAAACAAGGTGGAGGCAGTGCTGGGCACGGAGAACTTCAGGCTTGCGGAAGACCACGAGGTCTGGGAGCTTCTCAAAACCAGAAAGGGCTTTATAGGACCCTTTAACCTTCCACCTCAGGTAAAAGTATATTGGGACAACTCCACCTACGGTCTGAAGAATGTGGTGATAGCCTTCAACAAGCCCGATTATCACTATGTGAACGCAAACCCCGGGAGGGACTTTCAGTATGGGGAGTTTGTGGATGTGTGTCAGGTAGAGGAGGCAGACCCATGTCCCAAGTGTGGCTCAGCCCTTAAGGTAAGTAGAGGGCTTGAGCTGGGGCACATATTTCTCCTTGGAACAAGATACTCTGAGCCCATGAGGGCATACTACACGGACCCTCAGGGTCAGGAAAAGCCCATCATCATGGGCTGCTATGGCATAGGTATATCAAGGTGTATATCGGCCCTCGTGGAGCAGTATAATGATGAAAAGGGCATAAAATGGCCCACCACAGTGGCACCCTTTGAGCTGGACATCATATGCGTAAACCCCTCAGACCCCCAGCAGAAGGAAGTGGCAGAAAGGCTCTACATGCTGGCAGAGGAGCACGGCATAGAGACAATATACGACGACAGGGACGAAAGCCCTGGCTTTAAGTTTGCAGATGCAGACCTGTGCGGTTTCCCCTACAGGCTTGTGGTGGGCAAAAAGGTAAAGGAAGGAAAAGTGGAGCTCCAGAGCAGACACACGGGCGAGCGGTGGGATGTGGAGATAGAGAAGGCTGTAGAGAGCGTAAAGGAGCTCGTGCAGAGGGACAAGATTTAAAGGCGTTACGAAACTTCAAACCTTTTTACTCTTTCATCCTTTGTAAGCTTTTCTAAGCTCTTGTTCAGTTCATTTCTGCTCATGTCAGTTTCAAAGCTCACCTTTAAGAGATTACTTTCTCTCTCAACGCTCCGAATCCTCACATTACCAAAAGTTTCTTTGAGATAGTCCAGAGGTTCTTCTATGCCCTCAAGGGTGAGGCTTATCGTCTGACCAGCGGGCACGCCCATGAATTCCTTTTCTATCCTGCTCATCAAGGAAAGGGTAAAGAGAAGAAGTGCTGTTGAGAAGAGAGAAAGAATGTACATGCCAGCACCAACCGAAAGACCTATCCCTGCAGTGGTCCAGAGGCTCGCAGCTGTCGTAAGGCCCTTTATGGACACGCCTATCCTTATGATAGCACCTGCCCCGAGAAAACCTACGCCTGTAATAACCTGTGAGGCTATCCTTGAAGGGTCCGCACCCTGTCCATACTCTTGGGTTATGTATATGGAGAGAAGGCTCATGAGAGAAGAGCCGAGGGCAAGCACAGAGTGAGTCCTGAAGCCTGCCGGCTGCCTTCTCCTTTCCCTCTCGTATCCAATAAGAGAGCCAAGAAGGAAGGCAATGACAAGTCTCAGTATCCCCTCCCATAAGGGAAATGGGAGAGTTTCTACCAGCTTCATCAGACTATTTTAACCCTGATTGACTAAGCTCATCGGAGGGCTATATTTAATGAATAAACATTCAGGAGGTCATCATGTGTCAGGAGTGCGGATGCTCCGTAAACCACGGCCACGAACATAACCAGAGGGAAGAGGTTAGCCTCTTCAGGAAGGTTCTGGAGAAAAATGACCTTCAGGCAGAGGAAAACAGGGAACACTTCCATGAGCACGGCGTCTTTGCCATAAACCTCATGTCCTCGCCGGGTGCTGGCAAAACATCACTACTTGAAAGGACTATAGAGCTTCTTCAAGATTTCAGGATTGGGGTCATAGAGGGGGACCTGGAAACGGACAGGGATGCCCAGAGGATAAAGGCAAAGGGTGCACCTGCGGTGCAGATTACCACGGGCTCTGCCTGCCATCTGGATGCCTTTATGGTTCATGAGGGACTGCATCAGCTACCCCTTGAGGAGCTTGACATAGTCTTTATAGAAAATGTGGGAAACCTCGTGTGTCCCGCAAGCTACGATGTGGGAGCACATATGAACGTGGTTCTCCTCTCTGTGGTGGAGGGTGATGACAAGCCAGAGAAGTATCCCGTCATGTTCAGAAATGCCCAGCTCATGGTAATAACAAAGACAGACCTCCTGCCCTACACGGACTTCAGCATGGAAAGGGCAACAAGGTCTGCAAGAAAGGTAAACCCCTCCATAGATGTGATAAGGCTTTCTGTAAGGACGGGAGAAGGCATGGATGAGTGGCTTGAATATCTTCGCTTCAAGGTGAGAGCCTTCAGGAGAAGTATGGTATGAAGGTCTTCTGGCTTCAGAGGCTCACCTGCTGTGGAAACACCCACTCCTTTCTGAACTACGAGAGCCTGAATACACTTCTGAAGAGAGTTGAGCTAATCTACCATCCCAGCCTTTCCCAAAAGCCTCAGGAAGAGGCGGTTGAGGAATTGCTCAGAAGAGGTGAGGAGTTTGACATACTTCTGGTGGAAGGTGCGGTAAGAAGGGATGACAGGGAAACTCTGGAGCTCTGCAGACTTGCAGGCTATGTGGTGGCGGTGGGCAACTGTGCTGTCTACGGAAACATCCCCGCCCTTGCGAACGCCAATGTGTGCGGTCTTGGCTACAGGTTTAAGGAAAAGGGAGGGCTTCTGGGTGAGGGTTTCAGGTCAAAAGGGGGTCTGCCCGTGATAAACCTTTCTGGCTGTCCTGCTCACCCCGAGTGGATTGCCGGCACACTGCTCATGCTTTCAGAAGGCATAAAGCCGAGGCTTGACCAGTGGGGTAGACCTGAAGAGTTTTACTCCTCCCTTACCCACTGGGGATGCACCAGAAACGAATACTTTGAGTGGAAGGTGGAGGCTCAGGAGCTTGGCTCAAAAAGGGGATGCCTCTTTTACCACTTTGGCTGTAGAGGTCCGCTCAGCTACAGCTCCTGCAACACCATACTCTGGAACGGGGTGAACTCAAAGACGAGGGCTGGGACTTCCTGCTTTGGTTGCACCGAATACGACTTCCCACGCACAGGACTCTGGGAGACAAAGCAGTATGCGGGTATACCCGCAGAGCTTCCCATAGGAGTTTCCAAAAGGGGATACATAATGCTCTCGGGCGTTGCCAAGATGTTCACACCGGAGAGGCTAAAAGGTGAGGCTTGAAAACTTAGAGCTTCCAAGGGTTGAGGGGGAGGCAAGGCTTGAGCTCCTCTGGAAGGATGGTGTTGTGGAGGATGCGAGGGTCTGCATCACCTCCATAAGAGGCGTAGAGAAGGTGCTTATGGGCAGGCATTACATGGATGCCCTGGTGATAACGCCAAGGGTGTGTGGCATATGCGGGCACGCCCATCTTATGGCTTCTGTCACGGCTATAGAAAAGGCTCTCGGCGTAGAGCCAGCACAGAAAGGTCAGTTGGTGAGGAGAATAACCCAGAGCCTTGAGATTCTGCAGAACCACATAAAGTGGTTCTACCTTTTCCTGATGCCCGATTTTGTCCTTTTAGAGAAAAGCGTGAGGGAGTTCTATGAGCCCTTCAGGGGCAGGAGGTGGCAGGATGCCATAAAGGTGGCTTCAAAGATAGCAAAGGGCATAGCCCTCTTTTCAGGTCAGTGGCCCCACTCTTCCTATGCAGTGCCGGGGGGCATAACCTCAGAGCCCTCGGCGAAAGAAGTTACCACCCTCAGGCAGATACTCTCCGAGCTCAGGGACTTCTTTCTGAAATATACGGTGGGCATGGAAGAGGGTGAGTTTATCAGCTGTCTGAGGGAAGGGAGCTGGAGAAGGCTCGGGGGCGATGCGGGGCTTTTCCTTGAACTCTCCCACAGGGAGGGGCTTCTGGAGGCTGGCAGGTCTTACGACAGGTTCATAAGCGGTGGCTCTCTTTACTTTCCCTGTGGTTATTTCATGAAAAGGGTTGTGCATGGAAAGCTAAGAGTTGAACAGCTTCAGGAGCTTGAGAGCAGTTCCTACAGCGGGGCAAAGCCCGTAAGATACAGGGGCATGCCCTTTGAAACTGGACCCCTTTCAAGACAGCTCATAGCCGGAAACCCCATCACAAAGAGCATGCACAGGGAGCTCAGAGATTCCTTTGCGGTGCGTGTGATGGCGAGAGTTCTGGAGGTATGGAGCTTAACAGAAGCCATAGAGGAGTGGACGCAGAGGCTGAAGGAGGTTCTGCATGAGAGGTCCACGAGCCTTG
This window of the Aquificaceae bacterium genome carries:
- a CDS encoding nickel-dependent hydrogenase large subunit, whose protein sequence is MRLENLELPRVEGEARLELLWKDGVVEDARVCITSIRGVEKVLMGRHYMDALVITPRVCGICGHAHLMASVTAIEKALGVEPAQKGQLVRRITQSLEILQNHIKWFYLFLMPDFVLLEKSVREFYEPFRGRRWQDAIKVASKIAKGIALFSGQWPHSSYAVPGGITSEPSAKEVTTLRQILSELRDFFLKYTVGMEEGEFISCLREGSWRRLGGDAGLFLELSHREGLLEAGRSYDRFISGGSLYFPCGYFMKRVVHGKLRVEQLQELESSSYSGAKPVRYRGMPFETGPLSRQLIAGNPITKSMHRELRDSFAVRVMARVLEVWSLTEAIEEWTQRLKEVLHERSTSLGRFPSKFSGRGYGVVEAARGTLIHSVSVKEGTVQEYSIITPSQWNLGPRCENFLGVAERAILGLKSPLHAQMVLRSFDLCSVCTTH